A part of Mycolicibacterium sp. TUM20985 genomic DNA contains:
- a CDS encoding catalase family protein — MTARTYVPYRDDVEQPAIDEDGLVFEIAASLHKNNVWALKKYRHGLRDAHAKGHGLLRGHLTVYPDLPEELRQGLFAEPASYPVVARLSSTAGALRSDQTKGIRGLGIKVLGVPGPKILPDDDTTNQDFILVTHREFPFADAAAYLRRGMPLAKVLARTPDSVLQFASRVFAFFGNHVLPRVGLHLPMALALFARPNSPVLGETYYSSSALRYGDYIARFAVVPLSASVKALQGQVVPPSAGDDAHRDMVTELFGTDSAEYEFQVQLCTDLATMPVEDASVDWPEDASPHRGVAKLTFPRQDPGTAERLAYGDDVLSFNSWRGLAAHRPLGSINRLKKLVYDASSDFRHRHNHVARQEPSDASELPA; from the coding sequence ATGACCGCCCGCACCTACGTGCCCTATCGCGATGACGTGGAACAGCCCGCCATCGACGAGGACGGGCTGGTCTTCGAGATCGCAGCATCACTGCACAAGAACAACGTATGGGCCCTGAAGAAGTACCGGCACGGGCTCCGCGACGCCCACGCCAAGGGCCACGGTCTGCTGCGGGGCCACCTGACCGTCTACCCCGACCTGCCAGAAGAGCTTCGGCAGGGCTTGTTCGCCGAGCCGGCCAGCTACCCCGTCGTCGCACGGTTGTCCAGTACCGCAGGCGCTCTGCGCAGTGACCAGACGAAGGGCATTCGAGGACTCGGCATCAAGGTTCTGGGCGTGCCGGGTCCCAAGATCCTGCCCGATGACGACACCACCAACCAGGACTTCATCCTGGTGACCCACCGCGAGTTCCCCTTCGCCGACGCGGCGGCATATCTGCGACGCGGCATGCCGCTGGCCAAGGTCCTGGCCCGCACGCCGGACTCGGTCCTGCAGTTCGCGAGCCGGGTCTTCGCCTTCTTCGGCAACCACGTCCTGCCGCGCGTCGGTCTGCACCTGCCCATGGCGCTGGCCCTGTTCGCCCGCCCCAATTCACCCGTGCTCGGCGAGACCTACTATTCGTCCTCGGCGTTGCGCTACGGCGACTACATCGCCCGGTTCGCCGTGGTTCCCCTGTCGGCGTCCGTGAAGGCGCTTCAGGGGCAGGTGGTGCCGCCAAGCGCGGGTGACGACGCCCACCGCGACATGGTGACCGAGCTGTTCGGCACCGACAGTGCCGAATACGAGTTCCAGGTGCAGCTGTGCACCGACCTCGCCACGATGCCGGTCGAGGACGCGTCCGTCGACTGGCCCGAAGACGCGTCTCCCCATCGCGGTGTCGCGAAGCTGACCTTCCCCCGACAGGACCCGGGCACCGCGGAGCGGCTCGCCTACGGCGACGACGTGCTGTCGTTCAACTCGTGGCGGGGGCTCGCCGCGCACCGGCCACTCGGTTCCATCAATCGTCTCAAGAAGCTCGTGTACGACGCGTCCAGCGATTTCCGGCACAGGCACAACCACGTGGCGCGCCAAGAGCCGTCCGACGCCTCCGAACTACCGGCTTAG
- a CDS encoding serine/threonine protein kinase encodes MASLDELPYYEVVFDEDGTPNHSDHQEYPGLQAAVAAGGITDVFVFSHGWNNGVASARALYAEMFTLLRDQLGATAPSTLFVGVLWPSLLFPDDDPATPPPEPSTGRQLVAAIARAMPQQLDQLDVIGRLLDEKPQDRDKLVEFHSLTAGLVTTAPQSTEDAGESTLLTADALTVLGHAARMAPGSSPATRSAGDVFDRLWAGGRELLRTASYYEMKNRAGVIGGRGLGPLLGALTGPDGAPRIHLIGHSFGARLVSYSLSGLPPGARGPDSPIKSLTLIQGAFSHFAFAPSLPFDRGRTGALADFVDRVDGPFVATFTAADRAVGTWYPAASLLARQDSKGRDDVMFRWGAMGHDGYQSHPNAQTVTLAPGTPSYGFEAGRFYALDANAVIAKDESPVSGAHSDIKHGEITWAICEAARV; translated from the coding sequence ATGGCGTCACTGGATGAATTGCCCTACTACGAGGTCGTCTTCGACGAAGATGGCACGCCCAATCACAGCGATCACCAGGAGTACCCCGGGCTGCAGGCGGCCGTGGCCGCCGGCGGCATCACCGATGTGTTCGTCTTCTCGCACGGCTGGAACAATGGTGTCGCCTCCGCCCGCGCTCTGTATGCGGAGATGTTCACGCTGTTACGGGATCAGCTCGGAGCGACGGCGCCGAGCACCCTCTTCGTCGGTGTCCTGTGGCCGTCCCTGCTGTTTCCCGACGACGATCCCGCGACCCCGCCGCCGGAACCCTCGACGGGTCGGCAGCTCGTCGCCGCGATCGCGCGCGCCATGCCGCAGCAGCTCGACCAGCTCGACGTCATCGGTCGACTGCTCGACGAGAAGCCTCAGGATCGAGACAAGCTCGTCGAATTCCACTCCCTGACAGCAGGACTCGTGACGACGGCGCCGCAGTCGACCGAGGACGCCGGGGAGTCGACATTGCTCACCGCCGACGCGTTGACCGTGCTCGGTCATGCCGCGAGGATGGCGCCGGGGTCGAGTCCGGCCACCCGGAGTGCCGGCGACGTATTCGACCGGCTGTGGGCAGGCGGACGGGAGCTGCTGCGGACCGCGAGCTACTACGAGATGAAGAACCGCGCAGGCGTCATCGGGGGCCGTGGCCTCGGGCCGCTCCTCGGCGCGCTCACCGGACCCGACGGCGCCCCGCGCATCCACCTGATCGGGCACAGCTTCGGAGCCCGGCTGGTCTCCTACTCGCTGTCGGGACTACCGCCTGGCGCCAGGGGACCCGACAGCCCGATCAAGTCGCTCACCCTGATCCAGGGAGCGTTCTCGCACTTCGCCTTTGCCCCGAGCCTGCCGTTCGACCGCGGGCGGACGGGCGCACTCGCGGACTTCGTCGACAGGGTCGACGGGCCCTTCGTGGCGACCTTCACCGCTGCCGATCGAGCCGTCGGCACGTGGTACCCGGCGGCCAGCCTGCTCGCCCGCCAAGACTCCAAGGGCCGCGACGACGTGATGTTCCGGTGGGGAGCCATGGGTCACGACGGGTATCAGAGCCATCCCAACGCTCAGACCGTCACCCTTGCGCCGGGCACTCCGTCGTACGGCTTCGAAGCGGGCCGGTTCTACGCCCTCGATGCCAACGCCGTCATCGCCAAGGATGAATCCCCGGTCAGCGGTGCACACAGCGACATCAAGCACGGCGAGATCACCTGGGCCATCTGCGAAGCGGCCCGGGTCTGA
- a CDS encoding helix-turn-helix transcriptional regulator: MARQWQMLDRPAEFDAISQALTDPGSGGVVLVGPAGVGKTTLARSVVAALPSEVHWIACTESARSIPLGVFAHQVPPSGSRDPLALIASARKSLLAQANPTIGVDDAYLLDELSATLVHQLAVEGAAKFVATVRSGEPVPDAVTSLWKDGYLKRFELAPLSKQQSIALVEIVLGGRLEGLSADVMWESSGGNPLFLRHLVEGAVDAGTLTEVSGVWQLRGGAVISSGLASLLSHRLDRASDAVMRTLKLLALCEPCDIDVLCSLAGEDAVDDAEVQGLIRVARDGVQLNARFSHPLYGDVVRQRTGTASARRLRGNIVTALRERSTDTTAARIRLAQLYVGSDQPPDVNLLITAAKDAISLSNVPLGELLARAALDHGGGLRAAEVLSRALLWQGRPAEADGILAQFDPNDLDELQLVQWGIPRASILFWSMGAVDQAHSVMQILAERVRHHALKLVVQATSAALAVHENKIEEGLAAAEAVLSDPEAPKQAFEFAAFSAGLAMPVAGRGGDFEPIAAMSRAQQKPTDGMIKVMVRYGDVLALTTVGQLDLADERAAAYATFSSSGQRLGWAIAKITAGVVATYRGRFPDAIAAIEQALAALAAEASLPWRLPARLLLVRSYSALGDVDQAERVLTEAAEHTGPSVAIHEPQVLIAKSWLAAAKSSERSALEFGRAAADLAHKSGQYAVEGEALHHLARLGDRTVAGRLRALEPRITGPLADLYARHAAAVSTADGAALDAVSVAFERAGFLLSAADSAAQAASVHDRAGNRRRNSESAARALRLAALCGGVLTPAVRRAAAPLPVTSREREIAAMVAAGLTNREIADSLVVSVRTVEGHIYRACIKLDVTDREELGRIVRPDA, encoded by the coding sequence ATGGCGCGGCAATGGCAGATGTTGGATCGCCCTGCCGAGTTCGACGCGATCAGTCAGGCGCTCACCGACCCGGGCAGTGGTGGCGTGGTGCTCGTCGGGCCGGCCGGTGTGGGCAAGACGACCCTGGCCAGAAGCGTCGTCGCCGCCCTGCCGTCGGAGGTGCACTGGATCGCCTGCACCGAGTCCGCCCGCAGCATCCCGCTCGGCGTCTTCGCCCACCAGGTCCCGCCATCGGGTTCCCGCGACCCGCTGGCCCTGATCGCATCGGCACGCAAATCGCTTCTCGCGCAAGCCAACCCCACCATCGGCGTGGATGATGCCTATCTGCTCGACGAGCTCTCGGCCACGCTGGTCCACCAGCTCGCGGTGGAGGGCGCGGCCAAGTTCGTGGCCACCGTGCGCAGCGGCGAGCCCGTGCCCGACGCGGTGACGTCGTTGTGGAAGGACGGCTACCTCAAGCGCTTCGAGCTCGCACCCCTGTCCAAGCAGCAGAGCATCGCGCTGGTGGAGATCGTTCTCGGCGGCCGCCTCGAAGGCCTCAGCGCCGACGTGATGTGGGAGTCATCGGGCGGGAATCCGTTGTTCCTGCGCCATCTGGTCGAGGGCGCCGTCGACGCGGGCACGCTGACCGAGGTGTCCGGCGTGTGGCAGCTCAGGGGTGGGGCCGTCATCTCGTCGGGCCTGGCGTCACTTCTCTCGCACCGCCTCGACCGCGCCTCCGACGCCGTGATGCGGACGTTGAAACTGCTTGCCCTCTGCGAACCCTGCGACATCGACGTCCTGTGCTCCCTCGCCGGCGAGGATGCCGTGGACGATGCCGAGGTGCAGGGTCTGATCCGCGTGGCGCGGGACGGCGTCCAGCTCAATGCCCGGTTCAGTCATCCGCTCTACGGCGACGTCGTGCGCCAGCGCACCGGAACCGCGTCGGCTCGGCGGTTGCGGGGCAACATCGTCACCGCGCTCCGGGAGCGTTCGACCGACACCACGGCCGCCCGAATCCGGTTGGCGCAGCTCTACGTCGGCAGCGATCAGCCTCCCGACGTGAACCTCTTGATCACGGCTGCGAAGGACGCCATCTCGCTGTCCAACGTCCCGCTCGGTGAGCTTCTCGCGCGCGCCGCGCTGGACCACGGCGGCGGCCTGCGAGCAGCCGAAGTCCTGTCGCGGGCCCTGCTGTGGCAGGGCCGCCCCGCCGAGGCAGACGGCATTCTGGCCCAGTTCGATCCCAACGACCTCGACGAACTGCAGCTCGTCCAGTGGGGCATCCCGAGGGCGTCGATCCTGTTCTGGTCCATGGGCGCCGTCGACCAGGCCCACTCGGTGATGCAGATCCTGGCCGAGCGCGTTCGCCATCACGCCCTGAAGCTCGTCGTCCAGGCGACGTCGGCAGCACTTGCGGTGCACGAGAACAAGATCGAGGAGGGTCTGGCCGCCGCCGAGGCGGTGCTCTCCGATCCCGAGGCCCCCAAGCAGGCCTTCGAGTTCGCCGCATTCAGCGCGGGGCTCGCGATGCCCGTGGCGGGCCGCGGCGGCGACTTCGAGCCAATCGCCGCCATGAGTCGGGCCCAACAGAAGCCGACCGACGGCATGATCAAGGTGATGGTCCGCTACGGCGACGTGCTGGCACTGACCACCGTCGGCCAACTCGACCTCGCCGACGAACGCGCCGCCGCGTACGCCACCTTCTCCTCGTCGGGACAGCGCTTGGGCTGGGCGATCGCCAAGATCACCGCCGGCGTCGTCGCCACGTACCGTGGCCGGTTCCCCGACGCCATCGCAGCGATCGAGCAGGCACTCGCGGCGCTCGCGGCCGAGGCGTCACTGCCGTGGCGACTGCCCGCCCGACTGCTGCTGGTCAGGAGTTACTCGGCGCTCGGCGACGTCGATCAGGCCGAGCGCGTGCTCACCGAGGCGGCCGAACACACCGGGCCGTCCGTCGCCATCCACGAACCGCAGGTGCTGATCGCCAAGTCGTGGTTGGCCGCGGCGAAGAGTTCCGAGCGTTCGGCGCTCGAATTCGGAAGGGCAGCTGCGGATCTCGCTCACAAGTCGGGTCAGTATGCCGTCGAGGGTGAGGCGCTGCACCACTTGGCCCGCCTCGGCGACCGCACGGTCGCGGGTCGGCTGCGTGCTCTCGAACCGCGCATCACCGGGCCGCTGGCCGACCTGTACGCCCGCCATGCCGCCGCTGTCTCCACGGCGGACGGCGCGGCGCTGGACGCGGTGAGCGTGGCATTCGAACGGGCCGGTTTCCTCCTGTCCGCCGCTGATTCCGCGGCTCAGGCCGCGAGCGTGCACGACCGGGCGGGCAATCGCCGCCGCAACTCGGAGTCGGCGGCGCGGGCCCTGCGCCTCGCGGCGCTGTGCGGTGGCGTACTGACACCCGCCGTCAGGCGCGCGGCGGCACCTCTGCCGGTGACGTCGCGGGAACGTGAGATCGCGGCGATGGTCGCCGCAGGGCTGACCAATCGCGAGATCGCCGACAGCCTGGTGGTTTCGGTGCGCACCGTCGAGGGACACATCTACCGCGCATGCATCAAACTCGACGTGACCGACCGCGAGGAACTCGGCAGGATCGTCAGGCCCGACGCGTAA
- a CDS encoding crotonase/enoyl-CoA hydratase family protein → MSASQAEFETLLYRTRETVATITLNRPEHLNTIVPPMPDEIEAAIGLAERDPAVKVIVLRGAGRSFSGGYDFGGGFHHWGEAMNTDGKWDPGKDFAFVSARATAPTQKFMAIWRASKPVIAQVHGWCVGGASDYALCADLVIASDDAVIGTPYSRMWGSYLTGMWLYRLSLAKVKWHAMTGEPLTGVEAAAVELINESVPFERLEARVAEIAAKLSRIPLSQLQAQKLIVNQAYENMGLASTQTLGGILDGLMRNTPDASAFIATAATDGVRAAIEGRDGPWGDYSQAPPERRPDPSHVIEP, encoded by the coding sequence ATGTCCGCCAGCCAAGCCGAATTCGAGACGCTCCTCTACCGGACGCGTGAGACCGTCGCGACCATCACGCTCAACCGCCCGGAGCACCTGAACACCATCGTCCCTCCGATGCCCGACGAGATCGAGGCGGCGATCGGCCTCGCCGAGCGCGATCCGGCCGTCAAGGTCATCGTGTTGCGTGGTGCCGGGCGGTCGTTCTCGGGCGGCTACGACTTCGGCGGCGGCTTCCACCACTGGGGTGAGGCAATGAACACCGACGGCAAGTGGGATCCCGGCAAGGACTTCGCCTTCGTGTCGGCACGAGCGACGGCGCCGACGCAGAAGTTCATGGCGATCTGGCGGGCATCCAAGCCGGTGATCGCTCAGGTCCACGGGTGGTGTGTGGGTGGCGCCAGCGACTACGCGCTGTGTGCCGACCTGGTCATCGCCAGCGACGACGCCGTCATCGGCACTCCGTACAGCCGGATGTGGGGTTCCTATCTCACCGGGATGTGGCTCTACCGACTCAGCCTGGCCAAGGTGAAATGGCACGCCATGACCGGCGAACCACTGACCGGGGTGGAGGCCGCGGCGGTCGAGCTGATCAACGAGTCGGTGCCCTTCGAGCGGCTCGAGGCCCGGGTTGCCGAGATAGCCGCGAAGCTGTCCCGAATCCCATTGTCTCAGTTGCAAGCTCAGAAGCTCATCGTCAACCAGGCCTACGAGAACATGGGGCTGGCGTCGACGCAGACGCTTGGCGGGATCCTCGACGGCCTGATGCGCAATACCCCCGACGCATCGGCCTTCATCGCCACGGCCGCGACCGACGGCGTGCGCGCCGCGATCGAGGGACGGGACGGGCCGTGGGGCGACTACAGCCAGGCCCCGCCGGAACGACGGCCCGACCCCTCGCACGTCATCGAACCCTGA